A window from Oncorhynchus clarkii lewisi isolate Uvic-CL-2024 unplaced genomic scaffold, UVic_Ocla_1.0 unplaced_contig_1650_pilon_pilon, whole genome shotgun sequence encodes these proteins:
- the LOC139394229 gene encoding uncharacterized protein, which translates to MSSGDINHASPSGSLTDKSGMRKRTREHEAGSPDSDQPTKMFSKCEVQGLLQQEVHSAMKQSESKMEALLERVQLLECEPKYDLVIRRLEAHIKKVKRRGDAAISYVRMLRAPGVKRNQRRLGSGLVDLTETETGRGLSTVDISRSDSDEDDSAEKQRKRKVVDGFWQKMMSNKKSPDRKREKERNGKKHNIPLPPTTPPLPPTTPPPPRSPLPPVLSPQVPVGFCYTLTSSSYLPSSSSYLSSSISFSSSSLLKYR; encoded by the exons aTGTCCTCTGGAGATATAAATCACGCTtctccatctggcagtctgacagacaaatctgg gatgaggaagaggaccaGAGAGCATGAAGCTGGGTCACCTGACTCTGACCAGCCAACAAAGATGTTCTCCAAGTGTGAG GTCCAGGGTCTGCTCCAGCAGGAAGTGCATAGTGCCATGAAACAGTCTGAATCCAAGATGGAGGCGCTACTAGAGAGAGTTCAGCTACTGGAATGTGAACCTAAATACGACCTGGTCATACGCAGactggag GCTCACATCAAGAAggtgaagaggaggggggatgctGCCATCTCTTATGTCAGGATGCTACGAGCTCCTGGAGTTAAACGCAATCag AGGAGGCTGGGTTCTGGTCTTGTGGACctgactgagactgagactgggaGAGGACTGAGCACTGTGGACATCagcag GTCAGACTCTGATGAGGACGACTCAGCTgagaagcagaggaagaggaaggttgTCGATGGTTTCTGGCAGAAAATG ATGTCCAATAAAAAATccccagacaggaagagagaaaaagagaggaatgGAAAGAAACACAACATCCCGCTTCCTCctaccactcctcctcttcctccgaccactcctcctcctcctcgttctcctcttcctcccgttctctctcctcaAGTACCGGTAGGTTTCTGCTACACTCTGACCTCTTCCTCCTACCTCCCCTCGTCttcctcctacctctcctcctccatctcgttctcctcttcctctctcctcaagtACCGGTAG
- the LOC139394231 gene encoding activating transcription factor 7-interacting protein 1-like — MEGTVKMENTVKTEESPCPLVAIRLPPSQSELLSHLPPLPPTPFPSSLPLEAASYSIPQKPLVHLARIRNPAPCLVIHWRVTEEDAAAPDMDSYSIYIAQESHSSSVSPSWRNVGVVKALALPMAVTVTKYQSGTTYVIVVGKDRYGRYGPYSDVQTVLLA, encoded by the exons ATGGAGGGCACGGTGAAGATGGAAAACACCGTTAAGACCGAGGAGTCCCCGTGTCCTCTAGTCGCTATTCGTCTTCCTCCGTCTCAGAGTGAGCTGCTgtcccatctccctcctctccccccgacccctttcccttcctccctccccctcgaGGCGGCCTCCTACTCCATCCCCCAGAAGCCCCTTGTACACCTGGCCCGTATCCGAAACCCTGCCCCGTGTCTGGTCATCCACTGGAGGGTCACTGAGGAAGACGCTGCGGCGCCCGACATGGACAgttacag taTCTACATCGCTCAGGAGAGTCATAGCAGCAGCGTCTCCCCGTCCTGGAGGAATGTGGGTGTGGTCAAGGCCCTGGCCCTGCCCATGGCTGTCACGGTAACCAAGTACCAATCGGGTACCACCTACGTCATCGTGGTGGGCAAGGACCGGTATGGTCGCTACGGACCGTACAGCGACGTACAGACTGTCCTCCTGGCATAG